Within the Gordonia westfalica genome, the region CGGCCGAATCCGTACCCGGCTCTGCTGCCTCGTCGTGTTCTTCGGTCTCGACGTTGAAGTACTCGCCGAGTCCGTTGACCAGGATGTAGGTGATCATGCCGAGTGCGCCGGCGATCATGACCGTCGACCGCTCGTCGGCCGGTGCGATGTACGTCGCGGTGAGCACGAGGAGAGTGATCGCGATGACGACCTCGAGCATCTCCAGCTTGCCGATCTTCTCCAGCGGCCGCTCGATCCACGACAGCCAGGTGATCTCCTTCTGTTCGAAGACGAAGCCCAGGAACAGCATCAGCAGGAACATGCCGCCGAAGGCAGCGATCTGCGGGTGGGCGTCGGTGATGATCGTCTCGTAGCTGGGATCACCGTTGGCGAAGTACGCCGCATCGTTGGGCGGCGGGTTCAGCGCGAGGTCCAGTGCGTCGACCGGGTTGAGTCCCGACGCGAGCCACACGATGACCAGCGGGAACACCAGACGCATACCGAAGACGGCGATCAGGATGCCGATGGTGAGGAAGATCTTCTGCCAGAACTCGCTCATGCGGCGAAGGATCGTGGCGTTGATGACCGCGTTGTCGAAGGAGAGTGAGATCTCGAAGACACCCAGGATCGCCGTCAGGATCAGCGCTTCGACGCCGCCATAGAGGAACGCGATGATCAGCGACACGATCGTCACGACGACCGAGAGGCCGAAAATTCTTACTACCACTGGATGGTGGCCTTTCTGAGGTGTTCAAGGGACCGCTGCCGACGGCGACGTCGGAGGGTGAAGACACGAGGATGCCGCACCCACTCTAGGAGAGGTGCGGCATCCACGGGAATCTGCTGCGGGACAGCCGGCGAAAACCGGGGTCAGACGTTCACGCCGAAGTCGCGGGCGATACCCGCGAGCCCCGATGCGTAGCCCTGGCCGACGGCGCGGAACTTCCACTCCGCACCGTTGCGGTACAGCTCGCCGAAGACCATCGCGGTCTCGGTGGAGGCGTCCTCGCTCAGGTCGTAGCGGGCGATCTCGGAGCCGCCGGCCTGGTTGACGACGCGGATGAATGCGTTGCGGACCTGCCCGAACGACTGCGAACGCGCATCGGCGTCGTAGATCGACACGGGGAAGACGATGGAATCGACCTCCGGCGGCACGGCGGCGAGGTCGACCTTGATGACCTCGTCGTCGCCTTCGCCCTCACCGGTCAGGTTGTCGCCGGTGTGCTCGATCGAGCCGTCGGGCGAGCGCAGGTTGTTGAAGAAGACGAAGTGCTGGTCGGACAGCACCTTCTTGTTGGCGCCGAGCGCGATGGCGCTGGCGTCGAGGTCGAAGTCGGTGCCGGTGGTGGTGCGGATGTCCCACCCGAGGCCGACGGACACCGCGGTCAGTCCCGGGGCCTCCTTGGTCAGCGAGACATTTCCACCCTTGCTCAGGCTCACGCCCATGAGATTGTGCCTTTCTGTTGGTACGTGGTCTGGTGATGTCCGATTCGTCCGGGGTTCAGACGCTCGGAGCAACCGACAACACTCTATGTGAAGCGTGTGTCGGGGTCACTGGGTCGGATGGATGACCTGCGGATTCCCGATTCGCGACTTTCCCGCCTCTGACACGCGGGGCGCGTGCGGGTGCCGGACCCTGGCGTGTGACGGTCATCGCTGAGACCATGGGAAACAGTCCGAGCGAGAGCGCCAGGTGTGTCGCGGTGTCGACAACCCGGACAGGTTCTGACGTCGGTTCAGTCCCGAGCCAGTGTGGCTCGGACGTGAGCCGATAAGGAGTGTGCGATGCCCGCCCAGAACGTTGCCCGCAAGCTCATCGAATCCCATCTGGCGGCCGGGGACATGACCCCGGGCGAAGAGATCGCGATCCACATCGACCAGACCCTCACCCAGGACGCCACCGGCACGCTGGTCATGCAGGAACTGGAGTCTCTGGGTCTCGACCGCGCCCGGACCGAGGCGAGTGTCCAGTACGTCGACCACAACCTGCTGCAGACCGACGAGAAGAACGCAGAGGACCACGAGTATCTGCGCACTGCGTGTGAGCGCTTCGGGCTGTGGTTCTCCAAGCCGGGCAACGGTGTCTCGCATCCCACTCACATGCAGCGGTTCGGCATACCGGGAAAGGCGATGGTCGGGTCCGACTCGCACACGCCGGCGGCGGGATCGCTCGGGATGCTCGCGATCGGGGTCGGCGGACTCGAGGTGGCTCTCGCCATCACCGGTCGCCCGCTGAACATCCGGATGCCCGAGATCTGGGGTGTCCGGCTGGAAGGCGAACTGCCGGAGTGGTGTTCGGCCAAGGATGTGATCCTCGAGATGCTCCGACGCCACGACGTGAAGGGTGCCGTGAACCGGATCATCGAGTATCACGGTCCCGGGCTCGCGGGTCTGACCGCGATGGACCGCCACGTGATCGCGAACATGGGCGCGGAACTGGGCGCGACGACGACGGTGTTCCCCAGCGACGACGCGGTGCGCGAGTTCCTCCGCGCCGAGGACCGCGAAGGCGACTGGACCGAACTCGTCGCCGACGACGGGGCGACCTACGACGCCGAGGAGACCATCGATCTCACCGAGATCGTCCCGCTGATCGCGAAACCTTCGTCACCCGGAGACGTCGTTCCGGTCAGTGAGGTGGTGGGGGAGGAGATCTCGCAGGTGGTGATCGGGTCGAGTGCCAATCCCGGCCTCCGCGACTTCGCGATCGCCGCAGCGATGGTGGCGGGGAGGCAGACGTCAGCCGATGTCAGCTTCGACATCAACCCGACGTCACGGGAGATCCTCACCGACCTCACCAAGATGGGGGCCACCACCGATCTCGTCATCGGCGGCGCGCGGATCCACCAGGCCGGCTGTATGGGCTGCATCGGCATGGGGCAGGCGCCCGCGACCGGGCAGAACCCGCTGAGGACGATGCCGCGCAACTTCCCCGGACGGTCGGGCACCAAGGACGACAAGGTATGGCTGTGTTCGCCGGACACCGCAGCCGCGTCGGCGCTCACCGGCGTGATCGCCGACCCCCGCGACTGGGCCGCCGACAACAAGGTCTCCTACCCGGAGCTCGACCTGCCGCAGGAACATTCGGTCAACACCGCGATGATGGTCCCGCCGCTGCCGCCGGAGGAAGCCGCGAAGGTCCAACCGGTGAAGGGCCCCAACATCTCCGATCTACCGGACCTGGACTCGCTGCCCGATGTCGTCGAGGCCCCGGTCCTGCTGAAGGTCGGCGACAACATCTCCACCGACGACATCTCGCCCGCCGGCGCGAAAGCTCTGCCGTACCGGTCGAACATCCCCAGGCTCGCCGAGTTCTGTTTCACGCGCATCGACGACACCTACACGGACAGAGCACGATCCGCGGACACCGGCCACATCATCGGAGGTGACAACTACGGACAGGGCTCATCACGCGAACACGCGGCGATCGCGCCTCGCCACCTGGGCCTCCGGGTGGTGATCGCGAAGTCGTTCGCCCGCATCCATTGGCAGAATCTCGCGAACTTCGGTGTGCTGGCAGTGGAATTCGTCGATCCGGCGGATTACGACACCGTCGAGCAGTACGACACCCTCCGGCTCGAGAATCTGCGGGATGCCCTGGGTGCCGATGACGTCCTAACCGTCCGCAACGTGACCAAGGTCCGCAATGTCGAAGTCCGGCACCGACTCTCGAAGCGCCAGGTGTCCGACGTCCTGGCCGGCGGACTCATCCCGCGGCTCGCCGCCGAGGAACATCCCGACGAACATCGAGCCGAGGAGACCGTGTTGCAGGACAGCGGCGAGATCAGCTGAGCGTCAGCGCACGTACCCGGTGAGCTGATAGGTCTCTGGCGGGGCGGTGATCGACGAGTAGAGCGAGACCTGCGTGAACGCGCCCTGCTTCGGCGCGAACAGCCAGA harbors:
- a CDS encoding TerD family protein, which gives rise to MGVSLSKGGNVSLTKEAPGLTAVSVGLGWDIRTTTGTDFDLDASAIALGANKKVLSDQHFVFFNNLRSPDGSIEHTGDNLTGEGEGDDEVIKVDLAAVPPEVDSIVFPVSIYDADARSQSFGQVRNAFIRVVNQAGGSEIARYDLSEDASTETAMVFGELYRNGAEWKFRAVGQGYASGLAGIARDFGVNV
- a CDS encoding DUF475 domain-containing protein, whose translation is MVVRIFGLSVVVTIVSLIIAFLYGGVEALILTAILGVFEISLSFDNAVINATILRRMSEFWQKIFLTIGILIAVFGMRLVFPLVIVWLASGLNPVDALDLALNPPPNDAAYFANGDPSYETIITDAHPQIAAFGGMFLLMLFLGFVFEQKEITWLSWIERPLEKIGKLEMLEVVIAITLLVLTATYIAPADERSTVMIAGALGMITYILVNGLGEYFNVETEEHDEAAEPGTDSAEKAAVEENGRKGPSDLAKATGKAGFFLFLYLEVLDASFSFDGVIGAFAITADPIIIALGLGLIGAMFVRSLTVYLVRKGTLSEYVYLEHGAHWAIGALAFILLYSIGTHVPEIITGLIGVALIIAALISSVVRRNRLAAKGEEEKVEV
- a CDS encoding aconitate hydratase translates to MPAQNVARKLIESHLAAGDMTPGEEIAIHIDQTLTQDATGTLVMQELESLGLDRARTEASVQYVDHNLLQTDEKNAEDHEYLRTACERFGLWFSKPGNGVSHPTHMQRFGIPGKAMVGSDSHTPAAGSLGMLAIGVGGLEVALAITGRPLNIRMPEIWGVRLEGELPEWCSAKDVILEMLRRHDVKGAVNRIIEYHGPGLAGLTAMDRHVIANMGAELGATTTVFPSDDAVREFLRAEDREGDWTELVADDGATYDAEETIDLTEIVPLIAKPSSPGDVVPVSEVVGEEISQVVIGSSANPGLRDFAIAAAMVAGRQTSADVSFDINPTSREILTDLTKMGATTDLVIGGARIHQAGCMGCIGMGQAPATGQNPLRTMPRNFPGRSGTKDDKVWLCSPDTAAASALTGVIADPRDWAADNKVSYPELDLPQEHSVNTAMMVPPLPPEEAAKVQPVKGPNISDLPDLDSLPDVVEAPVLLKVGDNISTDDISPAGAKALPYRSNIPRLAEFCFTRIDDTYTDRARSADTGHIIGGDNYGQGSSREHAAIAPRHLGLRVVIAKSFARIHWQNLANFGVLAVEFVDPADYDTVEQYDTLRLENLRDALGADDVLTVRNVTKVRNVEVRHRLSKRQVSDVLAGGLIPRLAAEEHPDEHRAEETVLQDSGEIS